The nucleotide sequence TGAAAAACCGTCGAGCCCGGCTTTTCCTCCTCCCAAATCGCCTCGATCTCCTCCTCCGTCAGGAATGCCGCGGTCAAATTGGCCTGCGGATCGAGGTCGGCAGCCACGATCCTTTTCCGCAGGCTGGCAAACATCCAGGCCAGATGGTAAATAAGGGAGGTCTTGCCCACGCCGCCTTTGTTGTTGAAGAATGTGAGCACGGGCGAAATCATGATTTCCTCCTGAGCGTGCATACGACCGCGCTCTGGCTCGTCTCAAACTCCAGAGGAGGATTGCCGTTCCTTTCCGCCTCTCTCCGAGCCGTGGGGATCCCTCTTCCGAAGGCCTGGATAAAACCGAACGTCTTGAGCACATCCGCGATATTCGGATTACGATAATCCGTGATCCCCGGCCTTCCGAAGTTTTCGGAGGTGACATTGCCATAGGGCCCCCCCGGGCTGTGAATCTCTATTCGATCATCGAACCAGTACACTCGCACAGGCGCGTTGGTACTCTCATACGTGCGGTGCAACACGGCATTGTACAAAATTTGCTGTATCGCCGCCGGGGGATACGGCATGCCGATCCGGTGTGTCGGGGCCGAGGCGATGTCCACGGCAACGCGATTGTGGGCTCTCAGCTTCTCCTCGGCACGGCGGAGCATTTCGACGACCGCCCCACCGATTTTTTCCTCATCGACTACAGGATCCGCCAATTCGGTCCCATCGATCCGCAAGAATTGGATGCAGGCCCCCGGCAAAAAATCCTGGGGGCTTTTCCCAAGGGCGAACAACCCCAGAACGGTCGGGATCGCATTTTCCGGAGAGACGATCATCTTACAGGACGCCAACCGCTCCTCATACGTTCGATTGTTCTCCTCCAGCACGTCCGGAGCGAAGGCCGACGGCAGATATTCGTTTTCAAAAATCGACCGGGACAGATCCGTAATTCTGGCCGAAGGCACGGGGTAGATGTCGAAAGGAAGGTTTTTGTATCGTCTCCTCTCGATCAAGAGCCGTTCCTCCTGCTCGTTGGCAATGGCTCGGCGAGGCCCTGTGCGAATCCAGATTCTTCCATCGTACTTCACGGGCGGCATATCGGAGGGCATGACGGTCACGACCGCCAGCTCCGCCCCCCTCAAAACGCGCTTTTCCACAGAAAGCACGGGCAGGGGCAGAATATTTCCATCCGTCTTGATATCCGCCAGGGCAAGCAAAAGCCGATCGGTCACATGCAACCCGGAAGGCTCCCCATCGTCCTTCGCGCCGACAAAAAGAACGCCGGGCTCATTGTGATTCGGCAAATCGTTGGCAAATGCACAAACGGCTTGACGCACCTTCCTGGGCACGTCCCCGTTGAAGGATTCTTTACGTTCGATCCTGTCGGACTCCAGAGATTTCAGCAACTCTAAAAGTTCTTCATCCGAATATCGTCTCATCACAGCACCTTTGACCAAGTGAAAAGTTTTTTTCGAGGCCTTGCACCACCGTGCAGACCTTGGGAAACGCTGATTTAATCCATGAAGCACCCCGGTGGTACCCCAGCTTGCCTGTTTTGAAGAGGAAGCTTACCGGGGCCGCCGCTATCCCCAACGGGAGCCTTCCGGCAACCGTTCGCTCCGCTCACGGGCCGATCAGTCTCGGGATAGCGGCGTGGGGGCTTGGGGGCGAGGGCGTGGCGTGCGGCCGACTTACGGGAACCGTCAGGTTCCCGGCGTCGCAGCCGCCGCCCTGTTGCCCCAGGGCACCGTTGCCGTGGGGCAACCCCATATTAATTTTTAGGGAAGCGCTGTAGACTTTTGCCTATAGATGTTTTGCATATTTACTTTTGAAAAATATGCGATTTTGTTTTAATCAGCGCTTCCCTTGGTGTTTCCCCGATCCGTTGCGTATCGGCCTGCTTTTATGCCTCCATCCTAACCCAAAGTGCCATTCCGGGCCCTCACGCTCTTTTCCTTCATCTTGTAGAGCACCTCCAGCGCTCGCATCGGCGTGATGTTGTCGAGGTCCAGCTCCGCCAGCTCCTCCACCACGGCGTCCGTCTCGGGCGAGAAGAGCAGGAGCTGCTGCCGCAACGCGTTCTGCGGCAGGGGGTCGGGAATGGACGAGCGCTCGAACCCCTCGCGCTCGAAGAGCTCCAGCAGCTCGAAGGCCCGCCTCAGAACCGGCTTGGGCAGCCCCGCGAGGCGCGCCACCTCGATGCCGTAGGAACGGTCCGCCGGGCGCGGCACCACCTGGTGCAGGAACAGGATGCCCTCCGCCCCCTCGGCCACCGCCATGCTATAGTTCCGCACCCCCTCCAGGCGATCCTCCAGACAGGTGAGCTCGTGGCAGTGCGTGGCGAACAGCACCCGAGGGGACGCACCGCAGCCGCCGTGCAGGTACTCCAGGACCGCCCAGGCGATGCTCATGCCGTCCCACGTGGCCGTTCCGCGCCCCACCTCGTCCAGGATGACCAGGCTGCGGTCCGTGACGTTGTTCAGGATCCCGGCCGTCTCCAGCATCTCCACCATGAAGGTGCTGTTGCCCCGCACGAGGTCGTCGTGGGCGCCGATACGGGTGAAGACGCGGTCCACCAGGCCGAAGGACGCGCTCTCGGCCGGAATCCACAACCCCGCCTGCGCCATGACCGCCAGAAGGGCCGTCATGCGGAGCCAGGTGGATTTGCCCGCCATGTTCGGCCCCGTCAGGATCACGATACGCGCCTCGTCCCCGCCCAGGACCACATCGTTGGGCACGAAGGTCGCGTCCGTCAGGGTCGTCTCCAGCACCGGATGGCGGCCGCCGCGGATGGTCAGGCCCATGGAATCGTCCACCGTCGGACGGACGTAGCCGCGCTCCCGCGCCACCTGGGCGGAGGAGGCCGCGCAGTCCAAGACCCCCAGCAGGCGTCCCGCCATCTGGATGTCCGCCCCATCGGCGATCACGCGCTCGACGACCCCCCGATAAAGCTCGGCCTCGACGCGCGCGATCTCCCCCTCGCTGCGCAGCATCCTGTCCTGAAACGCCCTCAGCTCCGGGGTGACGAACCGCTCGGCGTTCACCAGGGTCTGGCGCCGCTCGAAGTGCGGCGGGACCGTCTCCAGCCCGGACCGGCCGATCTCCAGATAGTAGCCGAACGCCCGGTTGTAGCCGGACCGGAGTCGGGGGGACCCCGTCGCCGTCCTCTCTCGCTCCAGGTACTCCGCAAGCCACGCCTCCCCCTTCTCGGAGACCTCGCGCCAGGAGGCGAGCTCCCCGCTGAAGGAGGAGCGCACGACCGGCCCCGCCCCCAGGGCGCGGGGCAGCTCCTCCTCCAGGGCCTCGTCCAGATGGACGCGCAGGGGTTCCAGGTCCGGCAAAGCGTC is from Fretibacterium sp. OH1220_COT-178 and encodes:
- a CDS encoding ATP-binding protein, producing the protein MRRYSDEELLELLKSLESDRIERKESFNGDVPRKVRQAVCAFANDLPNHNEPGVLFVGAKDDGEPSGLHVTDRLLLALADIKTDGNILPLPVLSVEKRVLRGAELAVVTVMPSDMPPVKYDGRIWIRTGPRRAIANEQEERLLIERRRYKNLPFDIYPVPSARITDLSRSIFENEYLPSAFAPDVLEENNRTYEERLASCKMIVSPENAIPTVLGLFALGKSPQDFLPGACIQFLRIDGTELADPVVDEEKIGGAVVEMLRRAEEKLRAHNRVAVDIASAPTHRIGMPYPPAAIQQILYNAVLHRTYESTNAPVRVYWFDDRIEIHSPGGPYGNVTSENFGRPGITDYRNPNIADVLKTFGFIQAFGRGIPTARREAERNGNPPLEFETSQSAVVCTLRRKS
- the mutS gene encoding DNA mismatch repair protein MutS, coding for MTIPDDIKMTPWLSQYRRWKTEYPDALLLFRMGDFYELFFDDARTAAAVLDIALTARDADRKIPMAGVPHHALSLYLGRLIKAGYRAAICEQIGEPTGKGVVERRVVRLVTPGTYVPEESGDTGRLAAVLPLKDGRVALALLSVETGGLEAGTLSLEEAAALLSAFAPGEVLHPATLRTIPAFLKPYALLPAAPEPFRPGTSAERLRSALGGGRLASFGIEDDDPCTGPAWAVLDYLSATQFSAVRHVLRITPLRARDRMGLDAAAQRNLELTPELSCGSVSLLSCLDRCRTPMGRRTLREWLLRPLMDIPAIERRQACIGLLVGDPARLGALQDALAGARDAERALSRLSLGTGTPRDLAAVRDTLRLLPSLRSFSFPEPLAGLFDALPDLEPLRVHLDEALEEELPRALGAGPVVRSSFSGELASWREVSEKGEAWLAEYLERERTATGSPRLRSGYNRAFGYYLEIGRSGLETVPPHFERRQTLVNAERFVTPELRAFQDRMLRSEGEIARVEAELYRGVVERVIADGADIQMAGRLLGVLDCAASSAQVARERGYVRPTVDDSMGLTIRGGRHPVLETTLTDATFVPNDVVLGGDEARIVILTGPNMAGKSTWLRMTALLAVMAQAGLWIPAESASFGLVDRVFTRIGAHDDLVRGNSTFMVEMLETAGILNNVTDRSLVILDEVGRGTATWDGMSIAWAVLEYLHGGCGASPRVLFATHCHELTCLEDRLEGVRNYSMAVAEGAEGILFLHQVVPRPADRSYGIEVARLAGLPKPVLRRAFELLELFEREGFERSSIPDPLPQNALRQQLLLFSPETDAVVEELAELDLDNITPMRALEVLYKMKEKSVRARNGTLG